In Rutidosis leptorrhynchoides isolate AG116_Rl617_1_P2 chromosome 2, CSIRO_AGI_Rlap_v1, whole genome shotgun sequence, one genomic interval encodes:
- the LOC139894220 gene encoding uncharacterized protein, whose translation MRQVLEVMRQNIRNVTKSTKVADENMFGEENGVELPAIAHRTRHGYNGFSIIYSILRVPLSILSCFTSHTHQTADGVWVSGEFTRISEVNHHIMVSDSIRYAILM comes from the coding sequence ATGAGGCAGGTATTGGAGGTAATGCGGCAAAACATAAGGAATGTGACGAAAAGTACTAAAGTGGCCGATGAGAACATGTTTGGTGAAGAAAATGGAGTTGAGCTTCCAGCTATCGCTCACCGTACGAGACATGGTTATAACGGTTTTTCTATTATTTACAGCATTTTACGAGTGCCACTTTCAATCCTATCATGCTTCACATCACACACGCATCAAACTGCTGACGGTGTTTGGGTGTCTGGTGAATTTACGCGAATATCAGAGGTCAATCATCATATTATGGTTAGCGACAGCATACGATATGCAATCTTAATGTGA
- the LOC139887979 gene encoding exopolygalacturonase-like yields MNGSKSTLVLATFMFMVVSQAHVFDITKFGVKPGGEISKALCDAWRAACNAPKPSKLIIPKGQFCLNSIEFKGPCKAPVEVRIDAIIIGPKDPKVIPKGKQWITFSYVNGMTVSGCGTLDGLGGAMAWPSNNPKKNAHHKKPCGLQYLLQNLSFNFIQNSLITGITTKDSKNFHANVMSCTNVTFDNIHIIAPHDSPNTDGIHLGWSKHITIKNSVIKTGDDCISIGDGCENLRIEGVKCGPGHGISVGSLGRNPGEKPVRGVFVKNCVFSCTQNGVRIKTWPDSLPGEVADMHFEDLKMDKVENPIIIEQDYCPHGACSKSKPSLVKVHKVFIKNIKGTATTPTVVKLRCSKANNGCENVRISDIHLTYHGPHGPARQECCNVRPIYAGKMVPPGCPIK; encoded by the exons ATGAATGGCTCCAAATCAACATTAGTTCTTGCAACATTCATGTTCATGGTGGTGTCCCAGGCTCATGTTTTCGACATCACAAAGTTTGGCGTAAAACCCGGTGGCGAAATTAGTAAG GCTTTATGTGATGCATGGAGAGCCGCATGTAACGCACCAAAACCTAGCAAACTCATTATTCCGAAAGGCCAATTTTGCTTGAACTCGATCGAGTTTAAGGGACCTTGCAAAGCCCCGGTTGAGGTTAGAATCGATGCAATAATCATAGGTCCTAAAGATCCGAAAGTTATTCCGAAAGGAAAACAATGGATTACATTCAGTTACGTCAATGGCATGACTGTATCAG GTTGTGGTACGTTAGATGGTCTAGGAGGAGCCATGGCGTGGCCATCGAACAATCCAAAGAAAAACGCTCACCATAAAAAACCGTGTGGCCTTCAGTAT TTACTTCAGAATCTTAGCTTTAACTTCATCCAAAATTCGTTGATTACGGGAATAACTACAAAGGACAGTAAGAACTTTCACGCGAATGTGATGTCATGTACGAATGTAACATTCGACAACATCCACATTATCGCACCCCATGACAGTCCAAACACGGATGGGATCCATCTCGGATGGTCAAAACACATCACAATCAAGAACTCTGTAATTAAAACGGGTGACGATTGTATCTCAATTGGTGATGGATGTGAGAACTTGCGCATTGAAGGAGTGAAATGTGGGCCGGGCCATGGTATTAGCGTTGGAAGTTTGGGTAGAAACCCGGGAGAGAAACCGGTTAGGGGAGTTTTCGTCAAGAATTGCGTTTTCTCGTGCACACAAAACGGTGTTCGGATTAAAACATGGCCAGATTCGCTTCCTGGCGAGGTTGCTGATATGCATTTTGAAGATCTTAAAATGGATAAAGTTGAAAACCCTATTATTATCGAGCAAGATTATTGCCCACATGGCGCATGCTCCAAAAGT AAACCATCGTTAGTTAAAGTTCACAAAGTGTTCATAAAGAACATCAAGGGAACTGCGACAACGCCAACAGTAGTGAAACTTAGATGTAGCAAAGCAAATAATGGTTGCGAGAATGTGAGAATATCCGACATTCATTTGACATATCATGGTCCCCATGGGCCCGCTCGTCAAGAATGCTGCAACGTCAGACCAATTTATGCTGGTAAAATGGTGCCTCCTGGCTGTCCAATAAAATga